In Cytobacillus oceanisediminis, the following proteins share a genomic window:
- a CDS encoding DinB family protein, translating to MKSTLPKKEKSNDHKRSLIKTTIRLLDQPNWFVPLSAAIEGLSAKEASFKSGTANSVWQIVTHLTFWNDRYLSRFKELPLAQTHIANDETFSINESVTEEDWQSAIKALQNVLFEWIKTLKECNEEKLLSSAYKEPIESWSSVISNLTIHNAYHIGQIVEIRKMYGLWDPKNGVH from the coding sequence ATGAAGAGTACTCTACCCAAAAAGGAGAAATCCAATGACCACAAAAGAAGTCTTATTAAAACAACTATCCGCCTGCTCGACCAGCCCAATTGGTTTGTCCCGTTATCAGCTGCCATCGAAGGACTATCAGCAAAAGAAGCATCATTCAAGTCTGGAACAGCCAATTCGGTCTGGCAGATCGTCACCCACCTTACCTTCTGGAATGACCGCTATCTATCAAGATTCAAAGAATTGCCGCTCGCCCAAACCCATATCGCCAATGACGAAACATTCAGCATCAATGAATCCGTTACGGAAGAGGATTGGCAATCTGCCATAAAAGCTCTTCAAAACGTATTGTTTGAATGGATCAAAACCCTGAAAGAATGCAATGAAGAAAAATTGCTTTCGTCCGCCTATAAGGAACCCATTGAATCCTGGTCGTCTGTCATTTCCAATCTAACCATCCACAACGCCTATCATATCGGCCAAATCGTAGAAATCAGGAAGATGTATGGACTTTGGGACCCCAAAAATGGTGTCCATTAA
- a CDS encoding DUF2621 domain-containing protein, producing the protein MLQGWFMYFILFWVVVLISFFAIGGFFMFRKFLKRMPKEDGKSDLDWEEHYVNETRHLWQQKEKDLLEDLVSPVPELFRDVARMKIAGKIGELALKEKAAQINQDLLIRGYILATPKRDHKFLRKKLTEKQINMTPYEHLF; encoded by the coding sequence ATGCTACAAGGCTGGTTTATGTATTTTATATTGTTTTGGGTTGTTGTTTTGATTTCTTTCTTCGCGATCGGCGGCTTTTTTATGTTCCGCAAATTCTTAAAGCGCATGCCGAAAGAAGATGGCAAATCGGATTTGGATTGGGAAGAGCATTATGTCAATGAGACGCGCCATCTTTGGCAGCAGAAGGAAAAGGATCTGCTGGAGGATCTTGTAAGTCCAGTGCCTGAACTGTTCAGGGATGTAGCAAGAATGAAAATAGCCGGAAAAATCGGCGAACTTGCCCTAAAGGAAAAGGCAGCACAAATTAATCAGGACCTCCTGATTCGAGGCTATATTCTAGCCACTCCAAAAAGGGATCACAAATTCCTGCGAAAGAAATTGACTGAAAAACAGATAAACATGACTCCATACGAACATTTATTCTAA
- a CDS encoding CcdC family protein: MDFVLISSIGAVFMAIFVMFIRMKAAKKPASAKKIILPPIFMSTGALMFVVPYFRVTPMEILEAATVGMLFSILLIKTSSFEIRDSDIYLKRSKAFAFILIGLLVIRIIGKMVLSSTIDYGQLSGMFWILAFSMIVPWRIAMYMNYRKIHQELHGSGNPKTT; the protein is encoded by the coding sequence ATGGACTTTGTATTAATTTCATCAATCGGTGCCGTTTTTATGGCGATCTTCGTGATGTTCATCCGCATGAAGGCCGCAAAGAAGCCGGCTTCCGCCAAGAAAATCATCTTGCCGCCGATTTTTATGAGCACAGGTGCTCTTATGTTTGTCGTTCCTTATTTTCGCGTTACCCCAATGGAGATCCTGGAAGCAGCCACAGTTGGAATGCTGTTTTCCATCCTTTTAATTAAAACATCCTCCTTTGAAATCAGGGACAGCGATATTTATCTGAAGCGTTCCAAAGCATTCGCTTTTATATTGATAGGATTGCTTGTAATCCGGATTATTGGAAAAATGGTCCTTAGCTCAACGATTGACTATGGTCAGCTGAGCGGCATGTTCTGGATTCTCGCATTTTCGATGATTGTTCCGTGGAGGATAGCGATGTATATGAATTACCGGAAGATTCATCAGGAGCTGCATGGGTCGGGGAATCCGAAAACAACTTGA